The following proteins are encoded in a genomic region of Alistipes shahii WAL 8301:
- a CDS encoding DUF4254 domain-containing protein, translated as MFTENANRIFNRSIEEYHRWDDVDHPIDNPYAPGTIDHLLYHKNWIDTVQWHLEDIIRDPAIDPAEALLIKRRIDKSNQDRTDMVEYVDSYLLDKYKDVTPAEGARLNTETPAWAIDRLSILALKIYHMAREAERTDVDDAHRAACRKKLDVLLAQQVDLSQAIEELIEDIEAGRKYMKTYKQMKMYNDPALNPVLYGQKK; from the coding sequence ATGTTTACCGAAAACGCGAATCGTATTTTCAACCGGTCCATCGAGGAGTATCACCGCTGGGACGATGTGGACCATCCCATCGACAATCCCTACGCGCCGGGCACGATCGACCATTTGCTCTACCACAAGAACTGGATCGACACGGTGCAGTGGCACTTGGAGGACATTATCCGCGACCCGGCCATCGACCCCGCGGAGGCGCTTCTCATCAAGCGCCGCATCGACAAATCGAATCAGGACCGTACGGACATGGTGGAGTACGTGGACTCCTACCTGCTGGACAAATACAAGGACGTAACGCCTGCCGAAGGCGCCCGGCTCAACACCGAGACCCCGGCGTGGGCCATCGACCGCCTGTCGATCCTCGCCCTGAAGATTTACCACATGGCGCGCGAGGCGGAGCGTACGGACGTGGACGACGCGCATCGCGCGGCCTGCCGGAAGAAGCTGGACGTGCTGCTCGCGCAGCAGGTCGACCTTTCGCAGGCCATCGAAGAGCTGATCGAGGACATCGAGGCGGGCCGCAAGTACATGAAGACCTACAAACAGATGAAAATGTACAACGACCCGGCACTGAATCCGGTGCTCTATGGGCAGAAAAAATAG
- a CDS encoding DUF4886 domain-containing protein — protein MKKLLFHLLIFTLFAAAAGCSSGKDDDGNPDVRFYAVPASLNFEAGKTTLQLSISTTGHWTIVCDDEWLEAVPAEGTGSAKVGITAQANPLAQQRTSSLTIAYGGAEPAVVPVTQKVSGEESVDLFGSTDEMKAYLKARVEACNYAESVTTTAGGVLKFGFKGAATRGVRKEAIPFFTVNGGGYWAADGVATPVKADAEALRGGASPAVTLTAGGTIAFDGADTGTAAPADGAVALRCVLDTGKYVCFVFADGEVIRIGSELNGSFNPPLPAGGKSLKILFIGNSFTVDATEHLPGMLKSAGITHVRMVRAYHGGYKLPEFFENYAAPDICTYYYCEPGATKWENEGTLNRSLKSIVESDTWDIVTLQEHTGSYYAWEWDETERGAISGLCDYIQQAQPLDRPTIGYIMAQAYGAYHSHYPKYFANQQAMFEAIVAQVRKITAQTCIDIVIPSGTSLQNLRTSSLNRDNGMDLTRDSYHMDYGISRYAAAATVFRTLVTPCTGVSVEGNGYRYSTSSTSTTGYSTPVTDANAPVAIRAALEACRTPYAVTDMSKY, from the coding sequence ATGAAGAAACTTCTTTTTCACCTGCTGATTTTCACCTTGTTTGCGGCCGCCGCCGGCTGCTCTTCCGGCAAGGACGACGACGGAAATCCCGATGTCAGATTCTATGCGGTTCCGGCTTCGCTGAATTTCGAGGCCGGGAAAACGACCTTGCAGTTGAGCATCTCGACGACGGGGCATTGGACGATCGTGTGCGACGACGAGTGGCTGGAAGCCGTTCCGGCGGAAGGCACGGGGAGTGCGAAGGTCGGAATCACCGCGCAGGCGAATCCTTTGGCGCAGCAGCGCACCTCGTCGCTGACGATCGCATACGGCGGTGCGGAACCGGCCGTCGTGCCCGTCACCCAAAAGGTCTCCGGGGAGGAGTCGGTCGACCTGTTCGGCTCGACCGACGAGATGAAAGCCTACCTGAAAGCGCGCGTTGAAGCCTGCAATTACGCCGAGTCGGTGACGACGACCGCCGGAGGGGTGCTGAAGTTCGGCTTCAAGGGCGCCGCGACGCGGGGCGTTCGGAAAGAGGCGATTCCCTTCTTTACGGTGAACGGCGGCGGTTACTGGGCGGCCGACGGCGTTGCGACGCCGGTGAAAGCCGACGCGGAGGCCCTGCGGGGCGGGGCGTCGCCCGCGGTGACGCTGACGGCCGGCGGAACGATCGCTTTCGACGGGGCCGACACGGGCACGGCCGCTCCTGCGGACGGAGCCGTTGCGCTGCGCTGCGTGCTCGACACGGGGAAATACGTCTGCTTCGTCTTCGCCGACGGCGAGGTGATCCGGATCGGGAGCGAGCTCAACGGCTCGTTCAACCCGCCGCTGCCGGCGGGAGGCAAATCCCTCAAGATACTCTTTATCGGCAACAGTTTTACGGTCGATGCCACGGAGCATCTGCCGGGCATGTTGAAAAGCGCCGGAATCACCCATGTCCGGATGGTGCGGGCCTATCACGGCGGCTATAAGCTGCCCGAATTTTTCGAGAACTATGCCGCGCCGGACATCTGCACCTATTATTACTGCGAGCCGGGAGCGACGAAGTGGGAGAACGAAGGGACGCTGAACCGTTCGCTCAAGAGCATCGTCGAGTCGGATACGTGGGACATCGTGACGTTGCAGGAGCACACCGGTTCGTACTATGCGTGGGAGTGGGACGAGACCGAGCGGGGCGCGATTTCCGGACTTTGCGACTACATCCAGCAGGCGCAGCCCCTCGACCGGCCCACGATCGGCTACATCATGGCCCAGGCCTACGGAGCCTACCACTCCCATTATCCGAAGTATTTCGCCAACCAGCAGGCGATGTTCGAGGCGATCGTGGCCCAGGTGCGGAAGATCACCGCCCAGACCTGCATCGACATCGTGATCCCCTCGGGAACGTCGCTCCAGAACCTGCGGACCTCGTCGCTGAACAGGGACAACGGGATGGACCTCACGCGCGACTCCTACCATATGGACTACGGAATCAGCCGTTACGCGGCCGCCGCGACGGTGTTCCGGACGCTCGTCACGCCCTGCACGGGCGTCAGCGTCGAGGGAAACGGCTACCGCTATTCGACCTCCAGCACCTCGACGACGGGTTATTCGACGCCGGTTACCGACGCCAACGCCCCGGTGGCGATCCGGGCGGCGCTGGAGGCCTGCCGGACGCCCTATGCGGTTACGGACATGAGCAAATACTGA
- a CDS encoding RNA polymerase sigma-70 factor has translation MQNRLRDSELVVMMRGGDKAAFGVLFDRYYDLLHTFARHIVKDSSVAEDIIQNVFVKMWMRKEQVNPELSVRNYLLVATRNELFDYMRLRYNMLRSDINDAMLNVADGDTDIYDYVDVRERVGFIDSVMRSMPDKRREIFAMRYDRNMTNAEIARALNLSIRTVEKHVDLAIKQIRKTISVVTLFFVLFF, from the coding sequence ATGCAGAATCGTTTACGGGATTCGGAGCTTGTCGTGATGATGCGCGGCGGCGACAAGGCAGCCTTCGGAGTGCTTTTCGACCGCTACTACGACCTGCTGCACACCTTCGCCAGGCATATCGTCAAGGACTCTTCCGTGGCGGAGGACATCATCCAGAACGTCTTCGTCAAAATGTGGATGCGCAAGGAGCAGGTCAATCCCGAACTGTCGGTGCGCAATTACCTGCTGGTCGCCACGCGCAACGAACTTTTCGACTACATGCGGCTGCGGTACAACATGCTGCGCAGCGACATCAACGATGCGATGCTCAACGTCGCCGACGGCGATACGGACATTTACGACTACGTGGACGTGCGCGAACGGGTCGGGTTCATCGACTCGGTGATGCGTTCGATGCCCGACAAGCGGCGCGAGATATTCGCCATGCGCTACGACCGCAACATGACCAATGCCGAGATCGCCCGGGCGCTGAACCTCTCGATCCGCACGGTCGAAAAGCACGTCGACCTGGCGATCAAGCAGATCCGCAAGACGATCTCCGTCGTGACGCTCTTTTTTGTGCTGTTCTTCTGA
- a CDS encoding glycosyltransferase family 9 protein, translating into MGRKNSVGTANGLPNGERAGGAAAGSGAPVPCHLLVMRTSAMGDVAMLPHALRALTAAYPDLRVTVATQAMFRPFFAGLDVGFLDVDVKGAHHSLAGMWRLAAQARRLGVDAVADVHDVLRSKAFRLAMRLHGVPAAHIDKGRAGKRAFIRCGGRGMEPLRHTVLRYCDVFRKLGFVLDDPAPAVRRDRPNPFGEKHGVWVGFAPFSAHRGKTYPEEQSRELVRMLSERYGRVFIHGGGGAEQAFAEEMERTYPNVTALYGKVRFAGEMDLIANLDCVVTMDSLVMHLASLVATPVVSVWGATHPGLGFLGYGVSSGNVLQADMACRPCSVFGNKPCRYGDYRCLKAVTPEMAARRVAEITGSLPECPGNG; encoded by the coding sequence ATGGGCAGAAAAAATAGCGTGGGGACGGCGAACGGCCTCCCGAACGGGGAACGAGCGGGCGGTGCGGCGGCCGGGAGCGGCGCGCCGGTTCCGTGTCACCTGCTGGTGATGCGCACCTCGGCGATGGGCGACGTGGCGATGCTGCCGCATGCGCTCCGTGCGCTGACGGCCGCTTATCCCGATCTGCGGGTCACGGTGGCCACGCAGGCCATGTTCAGGCCCTTTTTCGCAGGGCTGGATGTCGGGTTTCTCGACGTCGATGTAAAAGGCGCCCATCACTCCCTGGCGGGAATGTGGCGGCTGGCCGCCCAGGCCCGGAGGCTGGGCGTGGACGCCGTGGCCGACGTGCACGACGTGCTGCGCTCGAAGGCGTTCCGCCTCGCGATGCGTCTGCACGGCGTTCCGGCGGCGCATATCGACAAGGGGCGCGCCGGGAAACGGGCGTTCATCCGCTGCGGCGGCCGCGGCATGGAGCCGTTGCGCCACACGGTGCTGCGCTACTGCGACGTTTTCCGGAAGCTGGGATTCGTGCTGGACGACCCTGCGCCCGCCGTGCGCCGGGACCGCCCCAATCCCTTCGGGGAGAAACACGGCGTGTGGGTGGGCTTCGCACCCTTCTCCGCACACCGGGGCAAGACCTATCCCGAGGAGCAGAGCCGCGAACTCGTGCGGATGCTCTCGGAGCGTTACGGGCGGGTTTTCATCCACGGAGGCGGAGGCGCCGAACAGGCGTTCGCCGAGGAGATGGAACGCACGTATCCCAACGTCACGGCCTTGTACGGCAAGGTCCGTTTCGCCGGGGAGATGGACCTCATCGCCAACCTGGACTGCGTGGTGACGATGGATTCGCTGGTGATGCACCTGGCGTCGCTCGTCGCGACGCCCGTGGTGTCGGTATGGGGCGCGACGCATCCCGGGCTGGGTTTTCTGGGCTACGGGGTTTCGTCCGGGAACGTTTTGCAGGCCGACATGGCGTGCCGTCCCTGCTCGGTCTTCGGCAACAAGCCCTGCCGCTACGGCGACTACCGCTGCCTGAAAGCCGTTACGCCCGAAATGGCGGCCCGGCGGGTGGCCGAAATCACTGGCAGCTTGCCGGAATGTCCCGGAAACGGATAA
- a CDS encoding FecR family protein, translating into MDTKKNMSREQLLAYMRDNCTEAEAQQVRMWLRERLKDPGLDQLFSDLLDATETEYDPEGKERVRRKLDSILAACPAPNSPPRSGNLRRWRWSLRIIEYAAAVAAVVLALHYRHQANTPREWVEVYAGMGERREIVLPDSTHVWLNAGTKLIYPKQFNRSMRQVYLSGEMFADVRRDEDRPFIVSADRLEVKVLGTQFNLKSYQEDAKSEVSLVRGKVSVGIKASKMNGKLTLEPGDILRFNKTNNHIDFLNFDPDSYANWIDNDNFFFVEQTLGDIVADLRRHFAVEIVVTDKSLCDETYYASFVNEESLDEILDALNKDRLFSVRREAEVYYISPPLK; encoded by the coding sequence ATGGATACCAAGAAAAATATGTCGCGTGAACAGCTGCTTGCCTACATGCGGGACAACTGCACGGAAGCCGAGGCGCAGCAGGTGCGCATGTGGCTGCGGGAGCGGCTGAAGGACCCGGGGCTGGACCAGCTGTTCAGCGACCTGCTGGACGCTACCGAGACCGAGTACGATCCCGAGGGCAAGGAGCGCGTGCGGCGTAAGCTGGACTCGATCCTCGCGGCATGCCCCGCCCCGAATTCCCCCCCCCGCAGCGGTAACCTCCGGCGGTGGCGGTGGTCCCTCCGTATAATCGAATACGCCGCCGCCGTTGCCGCCGTCGTTCTGGCGCTCCATTACAGGCATCAGGCCAACACCCCGCGCGAGTGGGTGGAGGTCTATGCCGGCATGGGCGAGCGCCGCGAGATCGTGCTGCCCGACAGCACGCACGTGTGGCTCAATGCCGGTACGAAACTCATCTATCCCAAGCAGTTCAACCGCTCGATGAGGCAGGTCTACCTGTCGGGCGAGATGTTCGCCGACGTCCGCCGCGACGAGGACCGCCCGTTCATCGTCTCCGCCGACCGGCTGGAGGTGAAGGTGCTCGGCACGCAGTTCAACCTCAAATCCTACCAGGAGGACGCCAAGTCGGAGGTGAGTCTGGTGCGCGGCAAGGTGTCGGTAGGCATCAAGGCGTCGAAGATGAACGGGAAACTCACCCTCGAGCCCGGAGACATCCTCCGTTTCAACAAGACCAACAATCACATCGACTTCCTCAATTTCGATCCCGATTCCTATGCGAACTGGATCGACAACGACAACTTCTTCTTCGTGGAGCAGACCCTGGGCGACATCGTCGCCGACCTGCGCCGCCACTTCGCCGTCGAGATCGTCGTCACGGACAAATCGCTGTGCGACGAGACCTACTACGCCTCGTTCGTCAACGAGGAGTCGCTCGACGAAATCCTCGATGCGCTCAACAAGGACCGCCTTTTCTCGGTGCGCAGGGAAGCCGAGGTATATTACATATCGCCACCCCTAAAATAA
- a CDS encoding TonB-dependent receptor codes for MNKLLPSVKSLITLAALLCFLFQASAASAQKVSLSVRNATVKAAIERLQKDYGYSFVIKTKDADVNKKITLDVKNEEIGAVVGKMFAGQNVVSSVEGKMIAIMSAPAKRDAAARASANAVVKGVVKDSAGNPITGATVIVDGTTIGATTDLDGSFSVRIGARTDVRLIVSYLGLKTREVAVDDPARFYEVRLENDNMALDEVVVVGYGTQRRSLVTNAISQFKPTEENMRSVMSPSELLQGRIAGVSISTSSGNLGSAEKMSIRGSSSLSASNEPLYVIDGIPLSNNSASLYSFGENMSSLATLNLTDIESIEVLKDAASAAIYGSRATNGVVLITTKQGREGKSEVKVNYGFSITQFPNTGRREYVGSKQYVEVFNEGVDNYNRQNGFTVNSSGYVKPIRNPYGDMPDTDWLDLITRLGQSHYLDLSFSGGNAKTKYYLSGSYNYQEGVIKTNDISKVNLKSNINHEMFKWLKVGANISGNYLHNNRIPGANLGSTIIGRAVQQRPFDRPYKPNGGYYTGGTDELLLHNAVQILSEETSYTDNYRFIGSFWAEAQIIKGLTVRASYNNDSAYTYDYIYYNQNHPYAADKGRILDRNRFVMTNTIDLYANYNRKIGEDFELGAMVGHSFLKTKSRTSYIDAQNYPSPAFDVASVAANIVDASAGLSEYAIESYFARLSLAYKDRYVVNATIRTDGSSRFAPDCRWGWFPSVSVGWNVSNESFWNAEKTDLKIRASYGRTGNQDGISNYGWQALISGGVNYGGQSGIAISSSGNDRLTWETADQYNAGFDLSFLGGKINMIADVYLKNTNNLLYSKPVHATTGETSILSNIGSMRNKGVEFTINTHLNLGKVLWSSSFNIARNVNKLTSLLEDDLLSIGANRALKLGRTVGSWYIFRTDGIYQYDGEVPQALYDKGVRAGDVKYWDRNGDGNITDDDRIVTGNPNPKFSGGWNNTFKYKGLELSLFFTYSYGNDVYASWMIPGSKPGHTRSLLKAYADNRWTGPGTSDKYPRAIYSYSGWNGKNSTMYLTDGSFIRLRSVTLGYTFPQRLVSKIHLKGLRVYAQGDNVFLCSRYPGWDPETSVNLDPRFYGEDNDGVPQPRIFKLGVNITF; via the coding sequence ATGAATAAACTTTTACCTTCCGTCAAAAGTTTGATCACGCTTGCCGCACTTCTGTGCTTCCTGTTCCAGGCCTCCGCGGCCTCGGCCCAGAAGGTGAGCCTGTCGGTCCGCAATGCGACCGTCAAGGCGGCGATCGAACGCCTGCAAAAGGATTACGGCTACTCGTTCGTCATCAAGACGAAGGATGCCGATGTGAACAAGAAGATCACCCTCGATGTCAAAAACGAGGAGATCGGCGCGGTCGTCGGGAAGATGTTCGCCGGACAGAACGTCGTGAGCAGCGTCGAGGGCAAGATGATCGCCATCATGTCCGCCCCCGCGAAGCGGGACGCCGCGGCCCGCGCTTCGGCCAATGCCGTCGTGAAGGGCGTCGTGAAAGACAGCGCCGGGAATCCGATCACCGGCGCCACGGTGATCGTCGACGGCACGACGATCGGCGCCACCACCGACCTCGACGGCTCGTTCTCCGTACGGATCGGGGCGCGCACGGATGTCCGCCTGATCGTCTCCTACCTCGGCCTGAAGACCAGGGAGGTTGCGGTGGACGATCCGGCACGGTTCTATGAGGTCCGGCTCGAAAACGACAACATGGCCCTCGACGAGGTGGTCGTGGTCGGTTACGGCACGCAGCGCCGCAGCCTGGTGACCAACGCCATCAGCCAGTTCAAGCCCACCGAGGAGAACATGCGCAGCGTGATGTCGCCCTCGGAACTCCTTCAGGGCCGCATCGCCGGCGTGTCGATCTCGACCAGTTCGGGTAACCTCGGCTCGGCCGAGAAGATGAGCATCCGCGGTTCGTCGTCGCTCAGCGCCAGCAACGAGCCGCTTTACGTGATCGACGGCATTCCGCTGTCGAACAACTCGGCGTCGCTCTATTCGTTCGGCGAGAACATGAGTTCGCTGGCGACGCTCAACCTCACGGACATCGAGTCGATCGAGGTGCTGAAGGACGCCGCTTCGGCCGCGATCTACGGCTCGCGCGCCACCAACGGCGTCGTGCTGATCACCACCAAGCAGGGCCGCGAGGGCAAATCGGAGGTCAAGGTCAACTACGGCTTCAGCATCACGCAGTTTCCCAACACCGGGCGCCGCGAATACGTCGGTTCGAAGCAGTACGTCGAGGTCTTCAACGAGGGCGTCGACAACTACAACCGCCAGAACGGCTTCACGGTCAACAGCTCGGGATATGTCAAGCCCATCCGCAATCCCTACGGAGACATGCCCGACACCGACTGGCTCGACCTGATCACCCGGCTCGGGCAGTCGCACTACCTCGACCTGTCGTTTTCGGGCGGCAACGCCAAGACCAAATACTACCTTTCGGGCAGCTACAACTACCAGGAGGGCGTCATCAAGACGAACGACATCTCGAAGGTCAACCTCAAGTCGAACATCAACCACGAAATGTTCAAATGGCTGAAGGTGGGCGCCAACATCAGCGGCAACTACCTGCACAACAACCGTATCCCGGGAGCCAATCTCGGATCGACGATCATCGGACGCGCCGTGCAGCAGCGTCCCTTCGACCGTCCCTACAAACCCAACGGCGGCTATTACACGGGCGGAACCGACGAACTGCTGCTGCACAATGCCGTGCAGATTCTCTCCGAGGAGACCTCCTATACGGACAACTACCGCTTCATCGGTTCGTTCTGGGCCGAGGCGCAGATCATCAAGGGCCTGACGGTCAGGGCGTCGTACAACAACGACTCGGCCTACACCTATGACTACATCTATTACAATCAGAACCACCCCTATGCCGCCGACAAGGGCCGCATCCTGGACCGGAACCGGTTCGTGATGACCAACACGATCGACCTCTACGCCAACTATAACCGCAAGATCGGCGAAGATTTCGAACTCGGGGCCATGGTGGGTCACTCGTTCCTCAAGACCAAGAGCCGCACGTCGTACATTGATGCGCAGAACTATCCCTCGCCGGCGTTCGACGTGGCGAGCGTGGCCGCCAACATCGTCGATGCCAGCGCCGGACTGTCGGAATATGCCATCGAATCCTATTTCGCCCGTTTGAGCCTCGCCTACAAGGACCGTTACGTGGTCAATGCCACGATCCGTACCGACGGTTCGTCGCGCTTCGCGCCCGACTGCCGCTGGGGCTGGTTCCCCTCGGTGTCGGTCGGCTGGAACGTCTCGAACGAGTCGTTCTGGAACGCCGAGAAGACCGACCTGAAGATCCGCGCCAGCTACGGCCGCACGGGTAACCAGGACGGAATCAGCAACTACGGCTGGCAGGCCCTGATCAGCGGCGGCGTCAACTACGGCGGCCAGAGCGGCATTGCCATTTCGTCGAGCGGCAACGACCGTCTGACGTGGGAGACCGCCGACCAGTACAACGCCGGATTCGACTTGAGCTTCCTGGGCGGCAAGATCAACATGATCGCAGACGTTTACCTGAAGAACACGAACAACCTGCTCTACTCGAAGCCCGTGCACGCCACGACGGGCGAGACCTCGATCCTGAGCAACATCGGGTCGATGCGCAACAAGGGTGTCGAGTTCACGATCAACACCCACCTCAATCTGGGCAAGGTGCTGTGGAGTTCGTCGTTCAACATCGCCCGCAATGTCAACAAGCTGACGTCGCTGCTCGAAGACGACCTGCTGTCGATCGGCGCCAACCGCGCGCTGAAACTCGGCCGGACGGTGGGTTCGTGGTACATCTTCCGCACGGACGGCATCTACCAGTACGACGGTGAGGTGCCGCAGGCGCTCTACGACAAGGGCGTGCGCGCCGGCGACGTCAAGTACTGGGACCGCAACGGCGACGGGAACATCACGGACGACGACCGTATCGTCACGGGCAACCCCAACCCCAAATTCTCGGGCGGCTGGAACAACACCTTCAAGTACAAAGGGCTGGAATTGAGCCTCTTCTTTACGTACAGCTACGGAAACGACGTGTATGCGTCGTGGATGATCCCCGGCTCCAAGCCCGGCCATACCCGCTCGCTGCTGAAAGCCTATGCCGACAACCGCTGGACGGGACCCGGCACGTCGGACAAATACCCGCGCGCGATCTACTCGTACAGCGGCTGGAACGGCAAGAACTCGACGATGTACCTGACCGACGGTTCGTTCATCCGCCTGCGCTCGGTGACGCTGGGATACACCTTCCCGCAGCGGCTGGTTTCGAAAATCCACCTCAAGGGACTCCGGGTCTATGCCCAGGGCGACAACGTCTTCCTCTGCTCGCGCTATCCCGGCTGGGACCCCGAGACGAGCGTCAATCTCGATCCGCGCTTCTACGGCGAGGATAACGACGGCGTTCCCCAGCCGCGCATCTTCAAGTTAGGCGTAAACATCACTTTCTAA
- a CDS encoding glucosaminidase domain-containing protein, which yields MTFSKKAILLSGILLCISVQLGAQVRQTREEYISRYMPIAIAHMERYGIPASITMAQGILESDCGNSLLSMKSNNHFGIKCKRNWTGDKVYHDDDAKGECFRSYPSVEASYRDHAEFLDSQPRYDSLFAYSSDDYKSWARGLKAAGYATAPDYAQRLIRIIEENQLFLLDRPDGARLYASRYGLKRDPEEWFSSQSSVEELARTEGAVDPDNYRVTINAHQGYNVYVTNGVHYVLAKENDTFENIGRKFRLSPRNLRKFNDLKDKKAQPVPGEAVYIERKRKRWEGNSRHHICRQGETAYSVGQSYAIRTRSIEKLNKLRKDEELAAGREIRIK from the coding sequence ATGACTTTTTCCAAAAAAGCAATACTCCTCTCCGGAATCCTCCTCTGCATCTCCGTGCAGCTCGGGGCGCAGGTGCGCCAGACGCGCGAAGAGTACATCAGCCGCTACATGCCCATCGCCATCGCCCACATGGAGCGCTACGGAATCCCCGCGAGCATCACCATGGCGCAGGGAATCCTCGAATCGGACTGCGGCAACAGCCTGCTGTCGATGAAGTCGAACAACCACTTCGGCATCAAGTGCAAACGCAACTGGACGGGCGACAAGGTCTACCACGACGACGACGCCAAGGGCGAATGCTTCCGCTCCTACCCCTCGGTCGAGGCGTCGTACCGGGACCACGCCGAATTCCTCGACTCGCAGCCCCGCTACGACTCGCTGTTCGCCTACTCCTCCGACGATTACAAGAGCTGGGCGCGGGGTCTCAAGGCCGCGGGCTACGCCACGGCCCCCGACTACGCGCAGCGGCTCATCCGCATCATCGAGGAGAACCAGCTCTTCCTGCTCGACCGGCCCGACGGCGCACGGCTCTACGCCTCGCGCTACGGCCTGAAACGCGACCCCGAAGAGTGGTTCTCGTCGCAGAGCAGCGTGGAGGAACTGGCCCGGACCGAGGGGGCCGTCGACCCGGACAACTACCGCGTGACGATCAACGCCCACCAGGGTTACAACGTCTACGTCACCAACGGCGTGCACTACGTGCTGGCCAAGGAGAACGACACGTTCGAGAACATCGGGCGGAAGTTCCGCCTCTCGCCGCGCAACCTGCGCAAATTCAACGATCTGAAGGACAAGAAGGCCCAGCCGGTGCCGGGCGAGGCGGTCTACATCGAACGCAAGCGGAAACGCTGGGAGGGCAACTCCCGGCACCACATCTGCCGCCAGGGCGAAACGGCCTACTCCGTGGGCCAGTCCTACGCCATCCGCACGCGGTCGATCGAGAAACTCAACAAGCTCCGCAAGGACGAGGAGCTGGCCGCAGGACGCGAAATACGCATAAAATAA